CCTGATAaccccgtctcctcctcctgtcctccaggtggCTGTAAGTGGATCCGGACTCCCGCCATCGTGTATTCCGCGCACGTGGCCACCACGCTGCTGCCGATCCTGGCCCACATCCTCTTCCACCAGTTCCCAGAGAAGCCCCACCCCGGTCCGCAGACCCCTCGGGAGCGCTGGCTGCTCGTCTCCATATACGCGCCGTACCTGGTGGTGCCCGTGCTGCTGCTCCTCACCATGCTGCTGTCCTCCACGTACAACTCCGCCCCCAAGTCCACTAGCGCCACTACAGCCAAAGCCAAGAAGAGGAAGTGAAACATTAGACAAGCATCTCGCTTCCTCTTGATTTTTAGGAGCTGGATTTTGCGTGGAATGAATATACGAGTGGGAGGCCGTGTCAGGGAGACCCCGACATGGTTAAATCAGCCATGAAGTGtcgctgtttttaaa
This sequence is a window from Mugil cephalus isolate CIBA_MC_2020 chromosome 9, CIBA_Mcephalus_1.1, whole genome shotgun sequence. Protein-coding genes within it:
- the tmem97 gene encoding sigma intracellular receptor 2, coding for MSIRVLEIIFFLYFASHIPITLFIDLQALLPEHVYPEQLTDLLKWYAKDFKDSMVVDPPHWFKSFIFCEALLQLPFFPVAAYAFLKGGCKWIRTPAIVYSAHVATTLLPILAHILFHQFPEKPHPGPQTPRERWLLVSIYAPYLVVPVLLLLTMLLSSTYNSAPKSTSATTAKAKKRK